The following proteins are co-located in the Synechococcus sp. PROS-U-1 genome:
- a CDS encoding 4'-phosphopantetheinyl transferase superfamily protein — translation MEAAWSWWPIPDTQRRVLVARYPNLPTRVEQRALSDSLTCRLFADAGHVVGLDDIGRTIYGKPQVRAHQLHHSISNTRSLSIGVVGPDPIGIDVEALDRPLRVASELLTQRLFASASEATVCLQHWTLIQAWTAKEAVLKAAGLGLGGGLANVIIAPNGAAAWLHGASYALSLWTQEGFSIAVAECIRG, via the coding sequence TTGGAAGCCGCTTGGTCCTGGTGGCCCATCCCCGACACCCAACGCCGTGTCTTGGTGGCTCGTTACCCCAATCTCCCGACGCGTGTTGAGCAGAGGGCCTTGAGCGACTCGCTCACTTGCCGGTTGTTCGCTGATGCCGGTCATGTCGTCGGCCTGGATGACATCGGCCGCACGATCTATGGCAAGCCTCAGGTTCGTGCTCACCAGCTTCATCACAGTATTTCCAACACCCGCTCTCTCAGCATCGGTGTGGTGGGGCCAGATCCGATTGGCATTGACGTGGAAGCGCTCGACCGGCCCTTGCGAGTGGCCTCCGAGCTCCTGACCCAACGGTTGTTTGCCTCCGCCTCGGAAGCGACGGTGTGTCTGCAGCACTGGACGCTGATTCAGGCGTGGACGGCCAAGGAAGCCGTATTGAAGGCTGCGGGTCTCGGGCTTGGCGGCGGACTCGCCAATGTGATCATTGCGCCGAACGGGGCCGCGGCATGGCTGCATGGAGCGAGCTATGCCCTGAGCCTGTGGACGCAGGAGGGCTTCAGCATTGCTGTCGCTGAGTGCATCCGTGGCTAA
- the pdeM gene encoding ligase-associated DNA damage response endonuclease PdeM — protein sequence MTSLEWFWGKSPLTFLPQRALWRAEGRELFVADLHLGKAEVFQAHGVPIPSDGDQGTLNPLLALCHAWSPERLFVLGDLVHARIGITAPLRDTLLALPDLCGCPVVLIGGNHDCGSWIEGLPQQPSQRLGDLWLSHAPERVPEPGLLNVCGHLHPMTRLRSRSDQLRLPCFAFDPHGPRLVIPAFGQLTGGHDCGERYRQWLVAEGSIVPWFDPLPQNRERRIA from the coding sequence ATGACCTCACTGGAGTGGTTCTGGGGCAAGAGCCCGCTGACGTTTCTGCCCCAGCGAGCGTTATGGCGGGCTGAAGGGCGTGAGCTGTTTGTGGCCGATCTGCATCTCGGCAAGGCCGAGGTGTTCCAGGCCCATGGCGTTCCCATCCCCAGTGACGGTGATCAAGGAACCCTGAATCCATTGCTGGCCCTGTGCCATGCCTGGTCGCCTGAGCGATTGTTTGTTCTGGGTGATCTTGTTCACGCCAGGATTGGCATCACAGCTCCGCTGCGCGACACGTTGCTGGCATTGCCTGATCTCTGTGGTTGTCCGGTCGTGCTCATTGGTGGGAACCATGACTGCGGCAGCTGGATAGAAGGCCTGCCCCAGCAGCCATCACAGCGACTTGGCGATCTCTGGTTAAGTCATGCCCCTGAACGGGTTCCGGAGCCAGGTTTGTTGAATGTGTGTGGCCATTTGCATCCCATGACAAGGCTTCGTAGCCGGTCGGATCAGTTGCGTTTGCCGTGTTTCGCCTTTGATCCGCATGGTCCGCGTCTGGTGATTCCCGCGTTCGGGCAGTTGACGGGAGGCCATGACTGCGGCGAGCGTTACCGGCAATGGCTGGTTGCTGAAGGCTCCATCGTTCCTTGGTTCGATCCACTCCCCCAAAACCGAGAGCGAAGGATCGCGTGA
- a CDS encoding transporter substrate-binding domain-containing protein, giving the protein MPTARRWSFVLALACFSSALPAQADQLKVGVSGSPPFVIRNGDHISGISLEIWRRVAEDSNLNYELIQQPTPKAGIEAVEIGDIDVLVGPISITSRRLAIPGIDFTQPYFLSKEGILLPLKTPSIFSRFQVFFGWAVISSVLVLVSVLLVVGSLIWMAERQKNSEQFPRDWLPGISSGMWFALVTLTTVGYGDKAPITRTGRGITGAWMVISLIAVSSLTASLASAFTLFLSGATETAIDSPKQLSSRRIAVVEGTDGMELAENREMRVVPAPNLDHAVQLVLDRKADALIFDRHSLRYHLKQHPNLAVRIAPFTLSDETYGFVLKPTSPLRTPMGVSILKLQQNGEAEAIANKFLD; this is encoded by the coding sequence ATGCCAACCGCTCGACGCTGGTCCTTCGTACTAGCGCTCGCCTGTTTCAGCAGCGCACTTCCTGCGCAGGCCGACCAGCTGAAGGTCGGGGTCAGTGGATCGCCTCCCTTCGTGATCAGGAACGGCGACCACATCAGCGGCATCAGCCTCGAGATCTGGCGGCGCGTCGCCGAAGACAGCAACCTCAACTATGAGCTAATACAGCAGCCGACTCCCAAAGCCGGCATCGAAGCGGTGGAGATCGGAGATATCGACGTGCTCGTCGGCCCGATCAGCATCACCTCCCGTCGCCTTGCCATCCCAGGGATTGACTTCACCCAGCCCTACTTCCTGAGCAAGGAGGGCATTCTTCTTCCCCTCAAGACCCCATCCATTTTCAGTCGCTTCCAGGTGTTCTTCGGCTGGGCCGTTATCTCCTCGGTTTTGGTGCTGGTCAGCGTGCTGTTGGTGGTCGGCAGCCTGATCTGGATGGCCGAGCGGCAAAAAAACAGTGAACAGTTTCCCCGCGACTGGCTTCCCGGCATCAGCAGTGGCATGTGGTTTGCCCTGGTGACCTTGACGACGGTGGGCTACGGCGACAAGGCACCCATCACGCGAACCGGCCGTGGCATTACAGGAGCCTGGATGGTGATCTCGCTGATCGCGGTCTCATCCCTCACCGCCAGCCTTGCGTCAGCGTTCACGCTGTTCCTTTCAGGAGCCACCGAAACAGCGATCGATAGTCCTAAACAACTCAGCAGCCGCCGGATCGCCGTCGTGGAAGGCACCGATGGCATGGAGCTGGCTGAAAACCGGGAGATGCGCGTCGTGCCAGCTCCCAACCTCGACCACGCCGTTCAGCTGGTGCTGGATCGAAAGGCCGATGCCTTGATCTTCGATCGACACTCCCTTCGCTACCACCTCAAACAACATCCCAACCTTGCCGTTCGGATCGCACCGTTCACCTTGTCGGATGAGACCTACGGATTCGTGCTCAAGCCCACCAGCCCGCTGCGCACGCCGATGGGAGTTTCGATCCTGAAACTTCAACAGAATGGAGAGGCGGAAGCCATCGCTAACAAGTTTCTGGATTGA
- a CDS encoding CopG family transcriptional regulator, with protein MPLLQDLVQELQQRIEGQAMAPSTAAVADAAGSERINVTLPRGVMDDLKRHALAEGRSCGNLAAYLLEEALRRHRPLG; from the coding sequence GTGCCCCTCCTTCAAGACCTGGTTCAGGAGTTGCAGCAGCGGATCGAGGGTCAGGCCATGGCCCCAAGCACGGCTGCGGTGGCGGATGCGGCCGGTTCAGAGCGCATCAACGTCACCCTGCCCCGAGGGGTGATGGATGACCTCAAGCGGCATGCCCTCGCCGAGGGGCGCAGTTGCGGCAATTTGGCCGCTTATCTGCTCGAAGAAGCCCTGCGTCGTCATCGCCCGCTGGGCTAG
- a CDS encoding PCC domain-containing protein, with the protein MRSLPLKLAPGSDLRLSLEELAQRDGISGFVLGVVGNLTKASFQCPGQANPTVLEGDLEVITLNGTLSPEGVHLHLSLSDGACQVWGGHLEPGTIVQKGVDLLIGVLEQRDGSPEQQSSTPRLEIAVLPGCPWCSRALRILRTLDLPHTVTTINDDAAFQAVQQRSGMTTFPQVFIDGSVIGGYDDLAAMQAAGELNALR; encoded by the coding sequence ATGCGTTCCCTGCCGCTGAAGCTTGCTCCCGGCAGTGATCTGCGCCTCAGCCTTGAAGAGCTGGCCCAGCGGGACGGCATCAGCGGCTTTGTTCTCGGCGTGGTCGGCAACCTCACAAAGGCGTCGTTTCAATGCCCCGGCCAGGCCAACCCCACCGTGCTGGAGGGAGACCTCGAAGTCATCACCCTCAATGGAACCCTCTCTCCTGAGGGCGTTCATCTGCACCTGAGCCTGTCGGATGGGGCCTGTCAGGTTTGGGGAGGCCACCTGGAGCCCGGCACCATCGTTCAAAAAGGAGTGGATCTCCTCATTGGTGTTCTGGAGCAACGCGACGGCAGCCCCGAGCAACAGTCGTCGACACCACGCCTGGAGATTGCGGTTCTTCCCGGATGCCCGTGGTGCAGCCGCGCACTTCGCATCCTGAGAACGCTTGATCTGCCCCACACCGTCACAACCATCAACGACGACGCAGCCTTCCAGGCCGTGCAACAACGCAGTGGGATGACCACCTTCCCGCAGGTGTTCATCGACGGATCAGTCATCGGTGGCTACGACGATCTCGCCGCCATGCAAGCCGCCGGTGAACTCAACGCCCTCCGCTGA
- a CDS encoding DUF6737 family protein — MNSTPSAEPAKQPPPEQPPFWSLKPWWCQPWSIVSTGVLVVGGSWGLLHRLWISLPVAVGVLVWWLLFLVLVPAAYRSAAEQNG, encoded by the coding sequence GTGAACTCAACGCCCTCCGCTGAACCTGCGAAACAGCCACCCCCGGAGCAGCCGCCGTTCTGGTCTCTGAAACCCTGGTGGTGCCAGCCATGGTCCATCGTCTCGACAGGAGTGCTGGTCGTGGGAGGGTCCTGGGGTCTGCTGCATCGCCTCTGGATCAGCCTTCCAGTGGCGGTTGGAGTGTTGGTGTGGTGGCTCCTGTTTCTGGTGCTCGTCCCCGCCGCCTACCGATCCGCTGCCGAACAAAACGGATGA
- a CDS encoding WbuC family cupin fold metalloprotein: MTSSPFRCINQQLFARVAAEARQHPRLRLNHNFHQEQDPVQRFLNVLQPGTYVRPHRHRRNGSGTGFECFLVLQGAIGLLLFNGEGDIQQQLHLSAAGPTHGIEVEEDQFHTLVALEADSVIFELKQGPYQPAQDKNFLNHFPLEGTPEAALQEAQWRDLLSKSSVP, translated from the coding sequence ATGACGTCCTCGCCCTTTCGCTGCATCAACCAGCAGCTGTTCGCCCGGGTTGCCGCCGAAGCCCGGCAGCATCCCCGTCTGCGCCTGAACCACAATTTTCACCAGGAGCAGGATCCGGTTCAGCGTTTCCTGAACGTGCTTCAGCCCGGCACCTATGTGCGTCCCCACCGCCACCGGCGCAACGGTTCAGGCACAGGCTTTGAATGCTTCCTGGTGCTGCAGGGAGCCATCGGCTTGCTGCTGTTCAACGGGGAGGGCGACATCCAGCAGCAGCTTCATCTCAGCGCCGCTGGGCCCACCCATGGGATCGAGGTTGAAGAAGATCAGTTCCACACCCTGGTGGCCCTGGAGGCCGACAGCGTGATTTTTGAGCTGAAGCAGGGGCCCTATCAGCCCGCTCAAGACAAGAACTTCCTCAACCACTTCCCCCTAGAGGGCACACCGGAGGCGGCCCTGCAGGAGGCGCAGTGGCGCGACTTGCTCTCAAAATCAAGCGTGCCGTGA
- a CDS encoding NAD(P)/FAD-dependent oxidoreductase translates to MLRSDVDVLVIGSGIGGLCAAGLCARAGRDVLVLEAHHQPGGAAHGFQRQGYHFESGPSLWSGLGRWPSSNPLAQVLRALDQTVEVIPYRTWDVLLPEGDLRIAVGHDDFEAVVRDLRGPEVASEWRRFVESLRPIAAAADALPLLALRPGVDGMAQLLKRGGRLLPHLAAMRHLSGSFGPLVDRHLRDPFLRHWVDLLAFLISGMPMGDTNAAAMATLFGEWFEPEAHLDYPVGGSAAVVEALVRGVKAHGGSLHTGVAVQQLHTEGDRVVGVTLTNGTQIAARQVICNADIWSTLALLPASVAPKWQRQRQATPACNGFLHLHLGFDATGLEDLPIHTVWVDDWERGIDAERNAVVLSIPSVLDPTMAPPGRHVLHAYTPASEPWEFWADLDRGSAAYQRMKQERCAVFWRVLERRIPDIRERCELIMEGTPLTHSHFLNVHQGSYGPALSAAEGLFPGVTTPLANFWLCGASTFPGIGIPPVAASGAMAAHAVLGRDTQNDLLRELEL, encoded by the coding sequence ATGCTCAGAAGCGACGTCGACGTCCTCGTGATCGGAAGCGGCATCGGCGGACTGTGTGCCGCTGGCCTCTGTGCCCGTGCTGGCCGCGACGTGCTGGTGCTGGAAGCCCATCACCAGCCAGGAGGGGCCGCTCATGGATTTCAGCGCCAGGGCTATCACTTCGAGTCCGGGCCGTCTCTTTGGAGTGGTCTGGGGCGTTGGCCCAGCAGCAATCCCCTAGCGCAGGTGCTGCGTGCGCTGGACCAGACCGTGGAGGTGATCCCCTATCGCACCTGGGATGTGCTCTTGCCGGAAGGGGACCTGCGCATCGCCGTGGGGCACGACGATTTCGAGGCCGTGGTCCGCGACTTGCGCGGCCCCGAAGTGGCTTCCGAATGGCGGCGTTTTGTGGAGTCGCTTCGGCCGATCGCCGCCGCCGCCGATGCTCTGCCTCTGCTGGCCCTGCGCCCCGGGGTGGATGGCATGGCGCAACTGCTGAAGCGCGGGGGGCGCTTGTTGCCGCACCTCGCGGCGATGCGTCATCTCTCCGGTTCCTTCGGGCCTCTGGTGGATCGTCACCTGCGTGATCCCTTCCTGCGCCATTGGGTGGATCTCCTCGCCTTCCTGATCAGCGGCATGCCGATGGGAGACACCAATGCCGCGGCCATGGCCACGCTGTTCGGCGAATGGTTTGAACCGGAGGCCCATCTCGACTATCCCGTTGGCGGCAGTGCTGCGGTGGTTGAGGCCTTGGTGCGTGGAGTGAAGGCCCATGGCGGCAGTCTGCACACGGGAGTCGCTGTGCAACAGCTGCATACGGAGGGGGATCGCGTCGTGGGCGTGACGCTCACCAATGGCACGCAGATTGCGGCGCGGCAGGTGATCTGTAATGCCGACATCTGGTCCACCCTGGCTCTGTTGCCGGCGTCTGTTGCGCCGAAGTGGCAGCGTCAGCGCCAGGCCACGCCGGCTTGCAACGGGTTTCTGCACCTGCATCTGGGCTTTGATGCCACCGGTCTGGAGGATCTGCCAATCCATACCGTTTGGGTCGACGACTGGGAGCGGGGGATCGACGCCGAGCGCAATGCCGTGGTGTTGTCGATTCCGTCGGTGTTGGATCCCACCATGGCGCCGCCGGGTCGCCATGTGCTGCATGCCTACACCCCCGCTAGCGAACCGTGGGAGTTCTGGGCTGACCTTGATCGCGGCAGCGCGGCGTATCAGCGGATGAAACAGGAGCGATGCGCTGTGTTCTGGCGCGTGCTGGAGCGCCGTATCCCCGACATCCGCGAGCGCTGTGAGTTGATCATGGAGGGAACGCCGCTGACCCACAGCCATTTCCTCAACGTGCATCAAGGCAGTTATGGCCCTGCGCTTTCAGCCGCTGAAGGGTTGTTCCCTGGGGTGACGACGCCCCTTGCCAATTTCTGGCTTTGTGGGGCCAGTACCTTCCCCGGCATCGGAATCCCTCCCGTAGCGGCGAGTGGTGCCATGGCGGCCCATGCCGTTCTCGGCCGGGACACGCAGAACGATCTACTGCGTGAGCTGGAGCTTTGA
- a CDS encoding rhomboid family intramembrane serine protease, with the protein MRGRLLLPVLILAVAWGQELIDQLIFAGQWNLPMGPDQPWWGVLTSPISHAGFGHLISNSLAFLPLSWLVLSRGMRDYLSVWLSVLLINIPVALFWPARSHGLSGVVYGLLGYLLLIGWLERRILSIVLGLVAFWLYGSALIALIPGVSPAGVSWIGHSAGFIGGLVAALAVYREPSTDGGQL; encoded by the coding sequence ATGCGCGGTCGACTGCTGCTTCCCGTGCTGATCCTGGCGGTGGCCTGGGGACAGGAGCTGATCGACCAGCTGATCTTTGCGGGGCAGTGGAACCTGCCGATGGGCCCGGATCAACCCTGGTGGGGGGTCCTGACCTCCCCCATCAGTCACGCTGGTTTTGGGCATCTCATCTCAAACAGCCTGGCGTTTCTTCCCCTGAGTTGGCTGGTACTCAGCCGGGGAATGCGCGATTACCTGAGCGTCTGGCTGTCGGTGCTGCTGATCAACATTCCTGTCGCGCTGTTCTGGCCCGCCCGCAGCCATGGACTGTCGGGGGTGGTCTATGGATTGCTGGGCTACCTGCTGCTGATCGGCTGGCTGGAACGTCGCATCCTGTCCATCGTCCTGGGGCTTGTGGCGTTCTGGCTCTATGGCTCAGCACTGATCGCCCTGATCCCCGGCGTTTCACCCGCCGGCGTGAGCTGGATCGGCCACAGCGCAGGCTTCATCGGCGGGTTGGTGGCGGCCCTTGCGGTGTATCGCGAGCCCTCCACCGATGGCGGTCAGCTCTGA
- a CDS encoding peroxiredoxin-like family protein, producing MIPVQPLLDRLAEIPDMATGSKRLVVVLGQLGDFDSIEYAQALVPRLPELAAAGVKVQLFGIGNGASAERFAAFTGFPFQQLIADASPLLHESLGLESGLQLPGGPWPGFLLMCAGVGSPGTLGEVLRGYIGDRSAAQIFDDEEWVEAFPLPRFRGALFRRAGGEGFQRPFELATKRLRNMNEVLRNWRTYVPCDDYITQRGATVLLDGDDSVIYSHRDQSLLGYSATMDRPLAFLDAVLSQS from the coding sequence ATGATTCCAGTTCAGCCACTGCTTGACCGTCTTGCTGAAATCCCAGATATGGCAACGGGTTCTAAGCGCCTTGTTGTTGTCTTGGGCCAGTTGGGAGATTTCGACTCGATCGAATACGCCCAGGCATTGGTGCCGAGGCTTCCCGAGTTGGCGGCGGCTGGGGTCAAGGTTCAGCTGTTTGGCATTGGCAACGGCGCCAGCGCCGAGCGGTTCGCTGCTTTCACGGGCTTTCCCTTTCAGCAGCTGATCGCCGACGCATCACCGCTGTTGCATGAATCTCTGGGTTTGGAATCCGGGTTGCAGCTGCCCGGTGGGCCCTGGCCTGGCTTTCTGCTGATGTGCGCTGGTGTGGGCTCACCGGGCACGCTGGGCGAAGTGCTGCGTGGTTACATCGGTGATCGCTCTGCCGCCCAGATTTTCGACGATGAGGAGTGGGTCGAGGCGTTTCCGTTGCCGCGCTTCCGTGGCGCTCTGTTCCGCCGGGCCGGTGGTGAAGGGTTTCAGCGACCATTTGAGCTCGCCACCAAACGACTGCGAAACATGAACGAAGTGCTCCGGAATTGGCGCACCTACGTGCCCTGTGACGACTACATCACCCAGCGCGGTGCCACTGTGCTGCTCGATGGGGATGACAGCGTGATCTACAGCCATCGTGATCAAAGCCTGCTGGGCTATTCCGCCACCATGGATCGCCCATTGGCGTTTCTCGACGCGGTCTTGTCTCAGAGCTGA
- a CDS encoding DUF1651 domain-containing protein: MAMLTKRAVVNGSVANIDIQPCDDQLHVHAIQHHRLQQSLVVPRRPPEPMTRRRMLRHNAIEVLDKMLKTGWRRCRPPVR, encoded by the coding sequence ATGGCCATGTTGACAAAAAGGGCTGTTGTCAACGGCAGCGTGGCAAACATCGACATCCAGCCGTGTGATGACCAGCTCCACGTCCATGCGATCCAGCACCATCGCCTCCAGCAGTCGCTTGTTGTTCCGCGCCGCCCGCCTGAGCCGATGACTCGCAGGCGAATGCTTCGCCATAACGCCATCGAGGTGTTGGACAAGATGCTGAAAACAGGCTGGCGACGGTGCAGGCCGCCGGTGCGGTGA
- a CDS encoding DUF1651 domain-containing protein gives MREGWLVDREGYWICRFHRDKKAWIRDLRVFVDHGREMPNGEPALLKRREYLRRDAAEQRWKELLRLGWAPTAPAWGAEVEP, from the coding sequence GTGCGGGAGGGCTGGCTCGTCGACCGGGAGGGCTATTGGATCTGCCGGTTTCACCGTGACAAGAAGGCTTGGATCCGCGATCTACGGGTGTTCGTCGATCACGGCCGGGAGATGCCCAACGGTGAGCCCGCCCTGCTCAAGCGGCGGGAATACCTGCGCCGCGATGCTGCCGAGCAACGCTGGAAAGAGCTTCTGCGGCTGGGTTGGGCTCCCACTGCCCCGGCTTGGGGTGCTGAGGTTGAGCCTTAG
- a CDS encoding GAF domain-containing protein, with product MPSSLLPENEAERINALNEYRILGTSPEQSYDDITKIAATVCSAPIALMSLVDVDRQWFKSKVGVDIQETPRDWSFCAHAIHSSDPLVVPDATMDSRFIDNPLVCGDPQIRLYAGFPLENSASLRVGTLCVIDRRPRYLTDRECDVMKALARQVVAFLELRKKSINLIESFCTHSGGNRMISTCSYCRKAQDQNGEWMHLDKYLSQRSSLKFTHGICDSCIEQHFPEVLDVWRSEDELKASEP from the coding sequence GTGCCTTCCTCTCTGCTGCCTGAAAATGAAGCGGAAAGGATTAATGCGCTCAATGAATACAGGATTTTAGGCACAAGCCCTGAGCAGTCATATGACGATATAACGAAAATAGCTGCAACTGTATGCTCTGCACCCATTGCTCTTATGAGCCTGGTTGATGTAGATAGGCAGTGGTTCAAGTCAAAAGTAGGAGTTGATATTCAGGAGACACCAAGGGATTGGTCTTTTTGCGCTCACGCAATTCATTCCTCCGATCCCCTTGTCGTTCCCGATGCAACGATGGACTCACGCTTTATTGACAATCCTCTTGTTTGCGGCGACCCTCAGATAAGACTTTATGCAGGTTTTCCGCTGGAAAACAGTGCTTCATTAAGAGTAGGAACTTTATGCGTGATAGATCGAAGACCTCGTTATTTAACTGATAGAGAATGCGATGTCATGAAAGCTCTTGCAAGGCAAGTCGTTGCTTTTCTCGAGTTGCGAAAAAAATCTATCAACCTAATTGAATCCTTTTGCACACATAGCGGTGGAAATAGAATGATTTCTACGTGCTCTTATTGCAGGAAGGCTCAAGACCAGAATGGAGAATGGATGCATCTTGATAAATATCTTTCACAAAGATCAAGCCTGAAATTCACACATGGCATCTGCGATTCCTGTATCGAGCAGCATTTCCCAGAGGTCTTGGACGTTTGGCGATCAGAGGACGAGCTAAAAGCCTCCGAACCTTAG
- a CDS encoding DUF4278 domain-containing protein yields MELTFLGNKYAKSEKTSSKPTIQLKYMGKTYRSEPNKAVRNSVVLTYRGVSYSRA; encoded by the coding sequence GTGGAACTTACTTTCTTAGGGAACAAATATGCAAAGTCAGAAAAGACATCTTCCAAGCCTACGATTCAACTCAAATATATGGGGAAAACCTATCGATCCGAACCAAACAAAGCTGTTCGGAATTCTGTTGTTCTGACCTATCGAGGCGTCTCCTATTCGAGAGCCTGA
- a CDS encoding TFIIB-type zinc finger domain-containing protein → MAVNVCQNCGSRRFRADRSMAGRLVCQNCGLAAGTRPTRPTPRSSGRSHRRRWLVIVLLAVIMLVVITS, encoded by the coding sequence TTGGCCGTCAACGTCTGCCAGAACTGCGGAAGCCGTCGGTTTCGTGCCGACCGATCCATGGCCGGTCGGCTGGTCTGTCAAAACTGCGGTCTCGCGGCAGGAACTCGACCCACGCGGCCAACGCCCCGGAGCAGCGGGCGCAGCCATCGACGCCGCTGGCTGGTGATCGTGCTACTGGCCGTCATCATGCTTGTCGTGATCACGTCATGA